A genome region from Candidatus Hydrogenedens sp. includes the following:
- a CDS encoding ATP-binding protein codes for MKERTAVIKSRERLLSLVLPFIVGFGGLFITQEIITSELMKYIAGAISIVIPPFFTILFLSKYHTTFIERVFLVLGIILLVSAGFWVLTGTTLNPYWYESLPEGIRRISEMIGIGSFLLGMLMFAIILVRRSENIEEIAERFKVLTEHISEGFVLSSPDGTIVDVNEQFCRFLSVSKKEIIGMSVLEMARKYNVQEIGRKWLTRGYGISGEYEIEIDINQQRKYFWIHGTPIFDRKGRHKAILATVKDITELKVLSEKVRKHAEELEKIAEEKTRKLRESEENLRQLILTMNEGFVLLDSQHKIIMVNDCFCSMLNSEREQIIGKSIYELLDKINLVKLLSILDASGVERRKEVNFLCCGYKEVPTLVSVSIIPADNENEYKYSLVISDLRQQKKMQSELEERTKQLEKLNEELRQYGKNKDAFLSNVSHELRTPISTIQGYIEMLLSSSLGPLTPNQEHSIKTMQRNTQRLLRMVNEMIEFSRMEIKGLQIRKKLFSINELMEENISFIRPKVIAKQLELKWLNGDNDIYVCADREKISQVIGILLNNAVKFTEISGCVEISANIREGTTLEISVSDTGIGIPPEFHEKIFEKFFQVDSSPTRKYEGTGIGLAVAKGIVDAHHGKIEVYSVPGKGSKFTVILPDSIFNVMEEIKGEQITNKIILVDNETALYNALSSIDVKIQSKMERVKNIYELTRMVTEKQPDLILINTYEQEAEHILSLVHKIEEEYVFEGIDIIILIDEAIKISTDYVRHINEKICFLEKPFSAKLLIELINRILSGERVEALSLPDKTDHKKERLILVYEPENMLREFINWALSDNDENCIFLEKYIDIVTWIEKFKPYAIIIDLDDLTKEEKDKLHDLEEKNGFKLIYILSGNNLRFEDSPYQLKGKILNKPFLIGMLMELLKKENTEEITTSKN; via the coding sequence ATGAAAGAAAGAACAGCAGTAATTAAGTCTCGTGAGCGACTTTTATCATTGGTTTTACCATTTATAGTTGGTTTTGGTGGATTATTTATAACTCAAGAGATTATAACTTCGGAGTTGATGAAATATATTGCGGGTGCTATTTCTATTGTCATTCCTCCTTTCTTTACCATCCTTTTTTTAAGTAAATACCATACAACATTTATAGAAAGAGTTTTTTTAGTATTAGGCATAATATTATTGGTATCAGCAGGTTTTTGGGTACTTACAGGCACTACATTAAATCCTTATTGGTATGAGTCATTACCTGAGGGAATACGTAGGATATCTGAAATGATAGGGATTGGCAGTTTCCTTTTAGGGATGTTAATGTTTGCAATTATATTAGTTCGTCGAAGTGAAAATATCGAAGAGATTGCTGAACGGTTTAAGGTGTTGACGGAACATATCTCAGAAGGATTTGTTTTAAGCAGTCCTGATGGCACCATCGTAGATGTAAATGAGCAATTTTGTAGATTCTTATCGGTATCCAAGAAAGAAATTATTGGGATGTCTGTGTTAGAAATGGCAAGAAAGTATAATGTGCAGGAAATAGGTAGAAAATGGTTAACAAGAGGATATGGAATTAGTGGAGAGTATGAGATAGAAATAGATATTAACCAGCAAAGAAAATATTTCTGGATTCATGGAACACCTATTTTTGATAGAAAAGGTCGACACAAAGCAATTCTTGCCACAGTAAAGGACATAACGGAGTTGAAAGTATTGTCAGAGAAGGTGCGAAAGCATGCAGAGGAACTGGAAAAAATAGCGGAGGAAAAAACACGGAAATTAAGAGAATCCGAAGAGAATTTGAGACAACTTATATTGACAATGAATGAGGGGTTTGTATTGCTTGATAGTCAGCACAAAATAATAATGGTGAATGACTGTTTTTGTTCAATGCTCAATAGCGAAAGAGAACAGATTATAGGAAAGAGTATATATGAATTATTAGATAAAATAAATCTGGTCAAATTACTATCTATACTCGATGCTTCTGGTGTCGAACGACGAAAAGAAGTCAATTTTTTATGTTGTGGGTACAAAGAAGTGCCAACCTTAGTTTCTGTATCCATAATTCCAGCTGACAATGAGAATGAATACAAGTATTCTTTGGTTATTTCGGATTTAAGACAGCAAAAGAAGATGCAAAGTGAGTTGGAAGAAAGGACAAAACAATTAGAAAAACTTAATGAAGAATTAAGACAATATGGGAAAAACAAAGATGCTTTCCTTTCAAATGTTAGTCATGAATTAAGGACGCCCATAAGTACAATTCAAGGTTACATAGAAATGCTATTATCCTCTTCTTTGGGTCCATTAACTCCAAATCAGGAGCATTCTATAAAAACAATGCAAAGGAATACCCAACGATTATTAAGAATGGTAAATGAGATGATAGAGTTTAGCAGAATGGAGATTAAAGGACTCCAAATAAGAAAGAAACTATTTTCTATAAATGAACTTATGGAAGAAAATATATCATTTATTAGACCAAAAGTGATTGCTAAACAGCTGGAATTAAAGTGGTTAAATGGAGATAATGATATATATGTATGTGCAGATAGAGAAAAAATAAGTCAGGTTATCGGTATATTATTAAATAATGCAGTTAAATTTACAGAAATAAGTGGTTGTGTAGAGATTTCAGCTAATATAAGGGAGGGCACAACATTAGAAATATCCGTTTCAGATACAGGAATTGGTATTCCACCTGAATTCCACGAAAAAATATTTGAAAAGTTTTTCCAGGTGGATAGTTCTCCTACACGAAAGTATGAAGGAACAGGAATTGGTCTGGCAGTTGCTAAAGGAATTGTAGATGCTCATCACGGGAAGATAGAAGTTTATAGTGTCCCTGGGAAAGGAAGTAAATTTACAGTAATTTTACCTGATAGTATTTTTAATGTTATGGAAGAAATAAAAGGAGAACAAATTACAAATAAAATAATTTTAGTAGACAATGAAACTGCTTTATATAACGCTTTATCAAGTATAGATGTCAAAATACAAAGTAAAATGGAAAGAGTAAAAAATATTTATGAATTAACACGTATGGTTACTGAAAAACAACCAGATTTGATTTTAATAAATACATACGAACAGGAAGCAGAACATATTTTATCCTTGGTACATAAGATTGAAGAAGAATATGTTTTTGAAGGTATTGACATAATAATATTAATTGACGAAGCAATAAAGATTAGTACTGATTATGTAAGGCATATAAATGAAAAAATATGCTTTTTAGAAAAGCCATTTTCTGCAAAATTGTTAATTGAATTAATAAATAGAATATTATCGGGTGAAAGAGTAGAAGCACTATCACTACCTGACAAAACAGATCATAAAAAAGAGAGGTTGATTTTAGTTTATGAGCCTGAAAATATGTTGAGAGAATTTATAAATTGGGCATTAAGTGATAACGACGAGAATTGTATCTTTTTAGAAAAATATATCGATATTGTGACGTGGATAGAGAAGTTTAAACCTTATGCAATAATTATAGATTTGGACGACTTAACGAAAGAAGAAAAGGACAAGTTACACGATTTAGAAGAAAAGAATGGATTTAAACTTATATATATTTTATCAGGAAATAATTTGAGATTTGAAGATTCACCATATCAGCTAAAAGGTAAAATATTGAATAAACCGTTTCTTATTGGAATGTTGATGGAATTGTTAAAAAAAGAAAACACTGAAGAAATAACGACAAGTAAGAATTAG
- the rnhA gene encoding ribonuclease HI has translation MSNKDNNSKNNLPHVEIYTDGGCIPNPGKGAWSAILIYGDKEKVISGSEENTTNNRMELRAAVEALKALKRKCEVIVYTDSEYLKKGMTEWLPKWMDNGWKTTKGDVKNADLWFELKSLIDRHIVTWKWIKGHSKNVQNERCDDIVKRIIKNKE, from the coding sequence ATGAGCAATAAAGATAATAATAGTAAAAATAATTTGCCACATGTAGAAATTTATACCGATGGTGGATGTATTCCAAATCCAGGTAAGGGTGCTTGGTCTGCTATTTTGATATATGGTGATAAAGAAAAGGTTATCAGTGGAAGTGAAGAAAATACGACAAATAACCGAATGGAATTGAGAGCTGCGGTAGAGGCACTGAAAGCCTTGAAACGAAAATGCGAAGTTATTGTATATACAGATTCAGAATATTTAAAAAAGGGGATGACAGAATGGTTGCCTAAATGGATGGATAATGGATGGAAAACAACTAAAGGTGACGTGAAAAATGCTGATTTATGGTTTGAATTGAAATCGCTGATAGATAGACATATTGTAACGTGGAAATGGATAAAAGGTCATAGTAAAAATGTACAAAATGAGAGATGTGACGATATCGTTAAAAGAATAATAAAAAATAAAGAATGA
- a CDS encoding ankyrin repeat domain-containing protein — MYNKMFLFALVLFSGCSDSCFDLAMKGDYLTLEKMLLNEPKIIYSKDTLGKNLLHYAVCSGSKKTMELLYRYGIDMNVQDKTGMTPLHVCAMWDLKGPARWLVQHGADIKKKDKFGDTVLHTSAVFGAVSVGKYFLEIGLSNDEKNNQGFTAMQLANEYRNSDWLRELVKDNNEQ; from the coding sequence ATGTATAACAAGATGTTTTTATTTGCGTTAGTATTATTTTCTGGTTGCAGTGATTCTTGTTTTGACCTTGCAATGAAAGGTGATTATTTAACATTAGAAAAAATGTTATTGAATGAACCCAAGATTATTTATAGCAAAGACACGTTAGGCAAAAATCTGTTACATTATGCTGTTTGTAGCGGAAGTAAGAAAACTATGGAACTACTTTATAGATATGGTATTGACATGAATGTGCAGGATAAAACGGGAATGACACCTCTTCATGTATGTGCGATGTGGGATTTAAAAGGACCAGCAAGATGGCTGGTACAGCATGGTGCAGATATTAAGAAAAAAGATAAATTTGGTGATACCGTTTTACATACTTCAGCAGTATTTGGGGCGGTATCGGTCGGAAAATACTTTTTAGAAATAGGATTGAGCAACGACGAGAAAAATAATCAAGGATTTACAGCAATGCAATTAGCAAATGAATATAGAAATAGTGATTGGTTAAGGGAATTAGTAAAAGACAATAATGAGCAATAA
- the amrB gene encoding AmmeMemoRadiSam system protein B: MSKRAPAVSGQFYPKDPKLLLAQASLYIEQAKTKPSTDKVLAIIAPHAGYMYSGPTAGFAFARIREQKINRVLIIGRSHRYLFDGLAICDYECFTTPLGEFPVDISFYEEMKEKLPCIINYSHLYEHCLEVMLPFLFVSNGIVPIVPILLGNECSKEYYEYGEILASLTDKKDLLIASTDLSHYLPEPQANEIDNNTIQSIASKDPNKVINGIKDGLCSMCGSSAVVLAMGFASTFGNYSVNVLDYSTSGKTSGDYSSVVGYTAISFELSQQNN, from the coding sequence ATGTCAAAAAGAGCCCCTGCGGTCAGTGGTCAGTTTTATCCTAAAGACCCAAAATTACTTTTAGCACAAGCAAGTCTTTACATAGAACAAGCAAAGACAAAGCCTTCAACAGATAAAGTGTTAGCTATTATTGCACCTCATGCAGGGTATATGTACTCAGGACCCACTGCGGGTTTTGCTTTTGCAAGAATACGCGAGCAAAAAATTAATCGCGTTCTTATTATTGGCAGGTCTCATCGCTACTTATTTGATGGGCTTGCTATTTGTGATTATGAGTGTTTTACCACACCATTAGGAGAATTTCCTGTTGACATTTCCTTTTATGAAGAGATGAAAGAAAAATTGCCATGTATAATTAATTACTCGCATTTATATGAGCACTGCCTTGAAGTCATGCTCCCTTTCCTCTTCGTCAGTAATGGTATTGTACCAATTGTTCCTATTTTATTAGGGAACGAATGCTCTAAGGAATATTATGAATATGGTGAGATACTTGCCTCTCTAACCGATAAAAAAGATTTGCTTATTGCTTCAACAGATTTATCCCATTATTTACCAGAACCTCAAGCAAATGAAATAGATAATAATACAATTCAATCTATTGCAAGTAAAGACCCTAATAAAGTTATAAATGGCATCAAAGATGGATTATGCTCCATGTGTGGTTCTTCAGCAGTTGTTTTAGCTATGGGATTTGCTTCTACTTTTGGAAATTATTCTGTTAACGTTCTCGATTATTCTACGAGCGGAAAAACATCAGGAGATTACAGTTCTGTCGTAGGTTATACCGCTATCAGTTTTGAGTTATCTCAACAAAACAATTAA
- a CDS encoding Nif3-like dinuclear metal center hexameric protein, whose translation MSGIYIYDICKLMEEWAPLKLAYPNDNVGLVLGSSNWKLNKVLICLTITDTIVEEAIRQKVNLIISHHPIIHTPLYKIIWEHPYQKRIVQLIQNNIACYVCHTNLDVANKGLNYVLAQKLNLINTRGLLPVEHASIFKLVTFVPKTHLEIVREAVCSHGAGVIGEYAYCSFSTSGTGTFLPSDKANPFIGKVGSINEEAEERFEVIVPTEHLNNVIEALLDAHPYEEVAYDIYPVHNQNPKISLGIVGDLETPTTLEIFSTFVKNQLGLNSVRIVGNPNKEIKKVAVIGGSGGSEIQKLRENIDVLVTGDVKYHQALEALDKEIAIIDAGHFGTEYPIVQAIKEYLNKRLPLLETIITNETDPFLIK comes from the coding sequence ATGTCAGGTATTTATATTTATGATATTTGCAAACTCATGGAAGAATGGGCTCCATTAAAACTTGCGTACCCTAATGATAACGTAGGTTTAGTTTTAGGTTCTTCCAACTGGAAACTTAATAAAGTTCTCATATGCCTAACTATTACTGATACTATTGTTGAAGAAGCAATTCGACAAAAAGTAAATCTGATAATTTCACACCATCCAATTATCCATACTCCTCTTTATAAAATTATCTGGGAACACCCTTATCAAAAAAGAATTGTCCAACTTATCCAAAATAACATTGCTTGTTATGTCTGCCATACAAATCTCGACGTTGCTAATAAAGGTTTAAACTATGTATTAGCCCAGAAATTAAATCTTATCAATACCAGAGGATTACTTCCCGTAGAACATGCGTCTATTTTTAAGTTAGTCACCTTTGTTCCAAAAACTCATCTTGAAATAGTAAGAGAAGCGGTATGTTCTCATGGAGCAGGAGTAATCGGCGAATATGCTTATTGTTCATTTAGTACTTCTGGCACAGGAACGTTTTTGCCGTCTGATAAAGCAAATCCATTTATCGGTAAAGTAGGTTCAATAAATGAAGAGGCAGAGGAACGATTTGAAGTTATTGTACCGACAGAACATCTAAATAATGTCATTGAAGCATTATTGGATGCTCACCCCTATGAAGAAGTTGCCTATGATATTTATCCTGTTCATAATCAAAATCCTAAAATATCATTAGGTATTGTCGGTGATTTAGAAACACCTACTACATTAGAAATATTTTCTACATTTGTCAAAAATCAATTAGGATTAAACTCTGTACGCATTGTCGGGAATCCAAATAAAGAGATAAAAAAAGTAGCGGTGATTGGAGGCAGTGGAGGAAGTGAAATTCAAAAACTACGAGAGAACATTGATGTCCTTGTTACGGGAGATGTTAAATACCATCAAGCATTAGAAGCCCTCGATAAAGAAATTGCTATAATTGATGCTGGCCATTTTGGCACAGAATATCCTATTGTACAAGCAATAAAGGAATATTTAAATAAACGATTACCTTTACTTGAAACGATTATCACTAATGAAACAGACCCATTCCTCATTAAATAA
- the glgA gene encoding glycogen synthase GlgA: MRVLYVTAELSPLVSTGGLAEVAYALPKTLNNIGIDIRVALPKYKSINIKETITQNKPCLFDVSKNSYQAKLLETNIPGTTIPLYLIEHEELFGRDYVYGYGDWEYEDNPRRFSLFCNAVLDAMEQIQWKPDIIHCNDWATSAILPFLLIQLEHNPFWQNTNTLLTIHNLAFQGRYPGSRYTSTGLPGEFFNSNCFEHYGDMNLLKGGILLADKINTVSPTYAIEIQTLEYGFGLDNILRFRSDDLSGILNGVDYSIWSPKNDKYIETNYSKDTLANKEICKSSLLKKVNLPEQNVPLIGIISRLYWQKGIDILIQSLPELLQLDLQMIILGSGDPKYETQLKEISSLFPKKIRTVLGYNTELSHQIIAGSDFTLMPSRYEPCGLTQLYAFAYGTIPIVRKVGGLADSVTNITSDNIRNKCATGITFRALTPKSIIRSVKNAIDLFQNKDILSSIRINGMKQDFSWDKQAKLYQKLYDNLFQ, translated from the coding sequence ATGCGTGTTTTATACGTTACAGCTGAACTAAGTCCCTTAGTTTCTACTGGTGGACTTGCTGAAGTTGCTTATGCACTTCCAAAAACATTAAATAACATAGGTATAGATATTAGAGTAGCACTACCTAAATACAAATCTATTAATATCAAAGAAACAATTACCCAAAATAAACCATGTTTGTTTGATGTATCAAAAAATTCCTATCAAGCCAAACTTTTAGAAACAAACATTCCAGGAACAACTATCCCCTTATATCTAATTGAGCACGAAGAACTATTCGGAAGAGATTATGTTTACGGCTATGGTGACTGGGAATATGAAGATAACCCACGGAGATTCTCTCTCTTTTGCAATGCTGTATTAGATGCCATGGAACAAATACAATGGAAACCAGATATTATTCACTGTAATGACTGGGCTACCTCAGCTATATTACCTTTCCTCCTTATTCAACTTGAACATAATCCTTTCTGGCAAAACACAAACACACTTTTAACCATCCATAACCTTGCATTCCAGGGAAGATACCCAGGCTCAAGATACACTTCTACAGGACTACCTGGCGAATTTTTTAACTCCAATTGTTTTGAACATTATGGAGACATGAACCTATTAAAAGGTGGGATACTTCTTGCAGATAAAATAAATACTGTAAGCCCAACTTATGCAATAGAGATACAAACTTTAGAATATGGTTTCGGATTGGATAATATACTTCGGTTCCGGTCAGACGACTTGTCAGGTATCCTTAATGGTGTTGATTATTCCATATGGAGCCCTAAAAATGATAAATATATTGAGACTAACTATTCTAAAGATACTCTTGCAAATAAAGAAATATGTAAATCCTCTTTATTGAAAAAAGTCAACCTTCCAGAACAAAATGTCCCTCTTATTGGAATTATAAGCCGTCTTTACTGGCAAAAAGGGATTGATATACTTATTCAATCTCTACCTGAATTACTTCAACTCGACCTACAAATGATTATTCTCGGTTCAGGAGACCCAAAATATGAAACACAGCTAAAAGAAATTTCATCATTATTCCCTAAAAAAATAAGAACTGTCCTCGGTTACAACACCGAATTATCTCATCAAATTATTGCAGGTAGTGACTTTACCCTCATGCCATCAAGATATGAACCCTGCGGACTTACTCAACTATATGCATTTGCATATGGTACTATTCCCATTGTTCGTAAAGTCGGTGGATTAGCAGATTCTGTTACAAATATAACATCAGATAACATTCGAAATAAATGTGCAACAGGTATTACTTTCAGAGCACTTACTCCGAAAAGTATTATTAGAAGTGTAAAAAATGCAATTGACCTATTCCAAAATAAAGATATACTAAGTAGTATAAGAATTAACGGAATGAAACAAGATTTCTCTTGGGATAAACAAGCAAAGTTATATCAAAAGCTGTATGATAACCTCTTCCAATAA
- the tsaE gene encoding tRNA (adenosine(37)-N6)-threonylcarbamoyltransferase complex ATPase subunit type 1 TsaE: protein MITSSNNAYITIITSSPEQTEELGHHFAKCLNSNSKVALIGDLATGKTCFVKGVVKALCGDCWVHSPTFTIMNQYGNPPKVLHLDCYRIKDAKEIIDIGSEEWLSDNLVCLIEWADRIINIIPPETIFMYFYHIENDKRKIDIYHSHHDFINNLLQHLPSYFLEK from the coding sequence ATGATAACCTCTTCCAATAATGCATATATCACAATAATTACTTCTTCCCCCGAACAGACTGAAGAATTAGGACATCATTTTGCCAAATGCTTAAATTCAAACTCAAAAGTTGCACTTATTGGAGATTTAGCTACTGGAAAAACGTGCTTTGTGAAAGGGGTTGTAAAAGCACTATGTGGCGATTGTTGGGTTCATAGTCCTACATTCACAATTATGAATCAGTATGGGAACCCACCGAAGGTCCTACATCTTGATTGTTATCGGATAAAAGATGCAAAAGAAATTATTGATATTGGTTCTGAAGAATGGTTAAGTGATAATTTAGTTTGTCTCATAGAATGGGCAGACAGGATAATAAATATTATTCCCCCTGAAACCATCTTTATGTATTTTTATCATATAGAAAATGATAAACGGAAAATAGATATATATCATTCACATCATGATTTTATAAATAACTTACTCCAACATCTACCGTCTTACTTTTTAGAAAAGTAA
- a CDS encoding DUF502 domain-containing protein, giving the protein MMQSDIQIKKKRLPKIIGRIRRYFLAGILAIVPLGLTFLILRFIYYFTVGRVTPYVNQWFPEYPHYLIAPISIILIFIFVYLVGLFSSFFLVRQFLNLFEMIIKRIPFVKTIYKSAKQMTVSFIEQFSSNYTRSIVIIPFPHDNIYTMGLLLGKIKLPEGREYYRVFIPTTPNISVGILQFYPLEKIYKCPITMEQAIEIIVSSGASIPVKLSVQPLQKEQKH; this is encoded by the coding sequence ATGATGCAGAGTGACATACAAATAAAGAAGAAAAGGCTCCCTAAAATTATTGGGAGGATAAGGCGGTATTTTTTAGCTGGAATATTAGCAATAGTTCCATTAGGTTTAACATTCTTAATTTTAAGATTTATATATTATTTTACTGTAGGCAGGGTTACACCTTATGTAAATCAATGGTTTCCAGAGTATCCGCATTATTTAATTGCACCTATTTCAATTATATTAATTTTCATATTTGTTTATTTAGTTGGTTTGTTTTCAAGCTTCTTCTTGGTTCGCCAGTTTTTAAATCTATTTGAGATGATTATTAAGAGAATACCGTTTGTAAAAACTATCTATAAATCGGCGAAACAAATGACAGTAAGTTTTATAGAACAGTTTTCATCAAATTATACACGTTCTATCGTTATTATACCTTTCCCTCATGATAATATTTATACAATGGGACTTTTGTTGGGGAAAATCAAATTGCCTGAAGGAAGAGAATATTATAGGGTGTTTATTCCTACTACACCAAATATTAGTGTTGGTATTTTACAGTTTTATCCTTTGGAAAAAATTTATAAGTGTCCTATTACTATGGAACAAGCTATTGAAATCATTGTTTCTTCAGGTGCATCTATTCCTGTTAAACTTTCGGTACAACCTCTCCAGAAAGAACAAAAACATTAA
- a CDS encoding DUF502 domain-containing protein: MTLPQKSKSVILLRKIINSFKISIINRIFTGLIVIIPLGVTFYVVQFLYFLLSNKLGPLTKKVFYNVPEYFVPGISLILIILGIFFLGLLTNMYVGRKLFYLFESILERIPFIKTIYNATKQIVAVFTKTKEEKDKSGPAIFIDFPFPGVKNIALVTNNIEIEGLGSFTTVFVPTTPNPTSGYFELVPQDSVSGEVEIPMDEIVTMILSGGVVTPEILKAKSDTTQEIQKIDEYDAE; this comes from the coding sequence ATGACCCTGCCCCAAAAATCAAAATCTGTTATATTGCTAAGAAAGATTATCAATAGTTTTAAAATTTCTATAATCAATCGTATTTTTACGGGCTTAATAGTTATAATTCCTTTGGGCGTTACCTTTTATGTAGTGCAGTTTCTTTATTTTTTGTTATCTAACAAATTAGGCCCGCTTACAAAAAAAGTTTTTTACAATGTCCCTGAATATTTCGTTCCAGGTATTTCGTTAATACTTATAATATTGGGGATTTTCTTTTTAGGTCTATTGACTAATATGTATGTTGGGCGGAAACTCTTTTATTTGTTTGAAAGCATTTTGGAGCGGATACCATTTATAAAAACGATATATAATGCTACAAAACAAATTGTAGCAGTATTCACGAAAACAAAAGAAGAAAAAGATAAGTCAGGACCTGCAATATTTATTGATTTTCCCTTTCCAGGTGTGAAAAACATAGCATTGGTTACAAACAATATTGAGATTGAAGGTTTAGGTTCTTTTACGACCGTATTTGTTCCGACAACACCAAACCCAACGAGTGGATATTTTGAGTTAGTTCCTCAAGATAGTGTAAGTGGTGAAGTAGAAATCCCAATGGATGAAATTGTGACGATGATCCTGTCGGGAGGAGTTGTAACTCCAGAGATATTAAAAGCGAAATCGGATACAACCCAAGAGATTCAGAAAATAGATGAGTATGATGCAGAGTGA
- a CDS encoding Trm112 family protein: MISEELLKILVCPETKQPLSLVDDDLLKKINKAIHQGKVVNRDGNPVNESLDGGLIREDKKIVYPIIKDLPFLRIGDGIELEKNRIS, from the coding sequence ATGATTTCTGAAGAATTACTGAAAATTTTGGTTTGTCCTGAGACAAAGCAACCATTAAGTTTAGTTGATGATGATTTGTTGAAGAAGATTAATAAAGCAATTCATCAGGGAAAAGTAGTGAATAGGGATGGAAATCCAGTAAATGAAAGCTTAGATGGTGGTTTAATTAGAGAAGACAAAAAAATTGTATATCCAATAATTAAAGATTTACCTTTCTTAAGAATTGGTGATGGAATTGAGTTAGAAAAGAATCGTATATCCTAA
- a CDS encoding twin-arginine translocase TatA/TatE family subunit yields the protein MWTPGMGELFIILIIVLVLFGGNKIAGLGRSLGTAIAEFKDAVKGGEETKKESIEENKKEEKS from the coding sequence ATGTGGACACCAGGAATGGGTGAGTTATTTATAATCCTTATTATAGTTCTTGTCTTGTTCGGTGGAAATAAGATAGCTGGATTAGGACGTTCTTTAGGGACAGCCATTGCAGAGTTTAAAGATGCAGTAAAAGGAGGAGAGGAAACAAAAAAGGAAAGTATAGAAGAGAACAAGAAAGAGGAAAAATCATAA